The Montipora foliosa isolate CH-2021 chromosome 1, ASM3666993v2, whole genome shotgun sequence DNA segment aatggctttggcttttagaacaaagtatcaaagttgaagctggtggctcatggagtaaactttgcaaaagagttaggttaaaaatacttttataggttaaaaatacttttatggtatttgagtattattgtagaacaaatttgcataatattgttaaagtcattaaatcaatgttatgagaatccaaacatgaggatgcagtttgctgaggagggttttttttttaaacaacccttaaaggtaacagaatcttgttttctggatgtaggctaaagaaatctgaccccttaggggaaccagttctaaattcACCTTTTGAGCGTCAGCTTTCAcgtgtagtgtcacgtgacttttgatgtaaacaaagctcgaaagttcggacattcgAGCAGATCGGACATAAGGACATATAGTGAGACGGAGTGGAGAAATGTAcataaaagtcataaaatttCGGTCTCTTTTTTGCGTGGGACTTTCAAATGATGCAACGGATACGCTATTAGGATTCTGCGCGGGACTTAATAGTTTTACACTCCTATTTCGACAGGATTTAAGCTTACGGGGGTGAGTTTAATAGGGTTTGCCCACATAATTTTCGATTCTGATACTCGTCGGAAGGAAACGAAATGTGTTCCTCACATTATATTACAATGAATACCTTCATGTGTTaaaatttaaggtcattaaTAAAAAAGATTGAACGTGATTTGATTGTGTTTACATGCTGCTTCAGTGACAGAAGTCATAATTTGTTATCTGGGACGAGCGCCGAGTCGCAGAATGGTCACGACTAAAAGATGTGCTTATGGTACTTGTAAAAACGACTCCCGGTACCCTAAATCGTGGGTAAGAAATGCGAAGGGCGATCCGATCaagttttttcattttcccGGCGAAGTTAGGGAAAGCGAGAGAAGGAAAAAGTGGATAATGGCTTGTCATCGCGGTGACTCGTTTGTGTGTACGAAGGACAGTTACGTTTGTAGTTTACACTTTGTCGGAGGTAACGGTCCAACACTCGAGGATCCAGATCCAATATCTGCTGTGGCAAGCAAAGAAAGAGTAAGTTAACTTGTTTTGAAAGTGTTATTTAATGTTACTGGTTGTTTGAACTTTAATTTTATATCGTGCATAGGTGTCGCGACTCAATAGAAAACGAAAGGTATCTGGTGAACGAGATATAGTCAGAGAGAGGGGGAAGAAAATTTGCCTTGAACGGTCAGCCGCAAAAACTCTGTTAACGCTTCATCGCCACACGGGTAAATCAAACGAAGAGCATGCAGCTGCCAAAGCACTTTTGGATCTGACCTTAGCTGTAGAGCCAGTCACACATGCAGAAGAACACGAGCAAACTGACGAGTTTCCTGAACCGAGCACAGCTGAACAACTCGATCAAACTTTTCCAGAACCGGTGGACTTCCACGTTAACCGAAGCACACAGACAGATAAAAAATTACTCAAACAATGCAGCACGCAAGTTAGTAATAAACCATGGAATATTTTCTACCAAAGAATATATTTTCACGAGtgctttcatttttcattttgagcgtataacctttttttcaattagactGCAGGCAGGAACAAACTGATGAAGTTTTTATTTATGGCGAAAGTAATGGACCCACAGAAAACCTACCACTACACAGGTACACAAACTAAATTGTAATTATAGGCAATCAAAGGATGACAAAATGTAAGCGGCGCAGCTAAGATAAGCATGACTTTCTAATCTCGGCTGTGTGATGTAAACTTTCCTCCAAGAGTCCCTCTCAATCATTTTGTCAGGACGATATTTTTAATATGTTATAGGTATGACAAAGGAATGTCTTGAGATGATTTAcagtgaaatcaaagaaaagagTGAGCGGATGAACACCTGGAAGGGTacactaaaaactaaaacaggaAAGATCCAGGAAAAGTATTTGAAGGTACTTAAAATTATCAGTATGTATAATTTGTACAGTCCCAATAATAACCATGAGAAGAAAACTTATCTACAGTCAGATGGTTTACTTCTTAACAAGTAAAAATGTATGATTGCCACTTTACACTTGATGTGTCGTTTtcgcttgtttttattttcttcagaaaaGACAAGAGCTGTCGAACCTAACCAGTAAAGAGCAATTTGTGTTCACCCTTGTGAGGCTTAGAAGGAACCCAAGTTTGGAAATGCATTGTGATATATTTGGCATCACCAAAGGGTCTGGAAGCAGAATATTTATTACATGGATTATATTTCTCGaaaaggagttgagatttcttTTACCCTTCTCAACAAAACAAGAATTGATTGGCATACCTAGACCAAGTTGCTTCAAAAAGAACAGGTTTAAGAATGTGAGAGCGATAATAGATTGTACTGAATTTTATGTTGAGAAACCTTGTAAGCCATCCAGTCAAAGATCCACCTACAGTCAATACAAGTCCTCAAACACATTTAAGCTACTTATTTCAATGTCCCccattttgcattttaattttgTGTCCAAATTATACAGTGGAAGTATAAGTGACAAAGAGATAGTAAATGCAAGTGGTTTTCTAGCAAAACTACAGCCAGGCGATGCTGTAATGGCTGATAAAGGCTTCAACATACAAGATTTTTTAGCCTTGCACAACACAGAACTAATCGCACCTCCAATCATGCGCAAAAATAATGTATCTGCCCGAGCATCAACTGCTACAAGACGAGTTGCAACTGCAAGGGTTCATATTGAGCGGATGATAAGACGCCTAAAATTGTTCACTTTTCTACGGGGAGTTATTCCCCTTACATGCAAACCATATATTAGCTGTGCTGTTTCTGTCTGTGCAATACTTGTAAATTTACAACCATCAATAATTAAGGCAAGTTCAAATAGAGAATAGGCCAAGGTTTAATCTTAAATACTGCATAGGCCATTTCTTAAAGTGTTCATTTCTTTACAAATAAAGCTTCTAGGAAAGTTCTTGTTAATGTTCTCTTCGTTTCAGCGTCTCCAGGGTCAAACCACAGATGTTCGACCTTGACATATCCATTGGGATCACTTTCATACTCTGGCAGATCCTATGGGATTTAATACAACATGAATTCCATGATTGCAAATCTAGAGAAATCAAAAAAATTACTCTggaaatttatttacattattttttacATCAATTTTTCTCCAAATTATGTACCTGTAAAAATTGGTCAATAAACATGAACATGTGAAATCCACAATTGTTGCTTCCTGCCAACTGTTGTGGTACCTGGAATTATGTCATGAAGTGGGCAATGTTAGGAGCAtgattcattttaaaatttcagaCTTTAATTCTCAATTAGCAGATCTAGATCTACAAGGAAACAGTAGTAACAGTGATATTTTCATCCAACATTTTCATTACCTTAAGCACATGCGGTGTCCGCTGGCTTGTCTTGGAGGGTATAGCACTAGCTGCACTTAGGTGATCCAAgaacctgttaaaaaaaaagtggtTAGCACAAACGTGACATCAGTAACAAATTACCATTTTATGTTACCTTATCCACTAGCtgacagtaataataattattagtacaCTGCTGTACGTACCTGTTGATATTGTCTATTTCGGCATGCCTTGTATTGATATCCCATGTCAAGGAGTCCATTATCAGTAGGTGCCTTGAAACGAATcaacatttctttgtttcagtgTAAACCCCAGTGAATAAGATATACTGCAGGTACAAACACTGAAATTATTTCTTAATCAAATTATATGCTAAGAATGCTCACCATGGGGTCAATACAGCGACGAGCCAatgcaaactgaaaaaaataaaacttcgTTACTATCTCAGTCAGTTTCTTCATTGTAGCTGTCAGGATAACTGAAGTTTTATTCTCAATAAACATGGAGGAACAGTATTTCTGACCTTCTGTTGATTGGAATAATCACATATCCACTGTTCAGGAGATTTGCCTTGAAAAACTTCTCTGCTGATTTCTGGCGAACAATTCTAAAAGAAATTGTTGAAGTGTGAGTCATGAACAGTTTTCACCCATTGCATAAGAAATGTGTGTTGCTCCATACAAATAAAGCAGTCATTGTTATCATATCAGCATGAAATATTCATTCCAAGCACTGTTTGAACGTCCATTATTATTACCTGGAGGTTGTTTGATTAACATCCTGCTCCCCACATAAAGTGGTATAGAAAAATGTACTGACAATAGGATAACACTGGGGTAGTTGCCTGAAACCAGATACCAACTTGTTCTTATTCATACTGGCTTTTAATTCATACATTAAAAGTAGGAAGTATTATTATGTAATTATGCAAGCAATTTATCATTCATCAGCTTTTATTGACCATACTTTCTTGATAGTgttgaacaaaataaatataattaattattatgaaATGTCACATTACTTACTTGAACAAAAACAGAGCTATTGTGTCAGTTATCATGGAATTTGGTTGAACGGTTTCCACGTCCTCCTTGTATATCTCTAACCCAGAAAGTAGCACACTCTCTGAAGGTGTGGCAGGGGTACTGTGCTGAGAGGATAACAAATCGATAACTTCATGGCATTCTAGTTTAGAAGGAAAGATGTTGGATTGGCATGTTTTGTCATCTCCTTCAGAGCTGGTCCTTTGAAACCCACTGGGGACATCTGGAGAGTTTATGGCCTCTACATCTTGTGATTCGTGTGCCCCTAGTGATGAATCTATAAGAAAATCCCCAAGATGGAAATAAACAACTGGATAAATCCACTGAGAAAATAATGAGACAAATATTTATAATACGTACAGGAGGTTAATACCTGGCAATACTGGCCCAGATAGAACAGTCATCAGGAAGGGGAGGACCTGACCTATCCAAAACCTCTCCAGTTTGGCACACACATTTGACATGAAGGTTGCATCATAGGGTACCTCAACAGAGAAGATTCCTTGCTTTGTCCACACAACAAACTGACAAAGTTCCAGCCCAGTAACAAACATTTGAAGCTGAACTTGGAAATAGTATTTTGAAGTTGATTTCAAAGCAAAGCCATCACCATTTCTGATGCCACCAATTTCTGGGGTTAGGAAAGCTTCTTTTGGGTGGAGATCTCTGTGTTTCCAGGGGCATTTATATTCTACGACAGTGTTTGGGCAACCTTTAGA contains these protein-coding regions:
- the LOC138013116 gene encoding uncharacterized protein; the encoded protein is MACHRGDSFVCTKDSYVCSLHFVGGNGPTLEDPDPISAVASKERVSRLNRKRKVSGERDIVRERGKKICLERSAAKTLLTLHRHTGKSNEEHAAAKALLDLTLAVEPVTHAEEHEQTDEFPEPSTAEQLDQTFPEPVDFHVNRSTQTDKKLLKQCSTQTAGRNKLMKFLFMAKVMDPQKTYHYTGMTKECLEMIYSEIKEKSERMNTWKGTLKTKTGKIQEKYLKKRQELSNLTSKEQFVFTLVRLRRNPSLEMHCDIFGITKGSGSRIFITWIIFLEKELRFLLPFSTKQELIGIPRPSCFKKNRFKNVRAIIDCTEFYVEKPCKPSSQRSTYSQYKSSNTFKLLISMSPILHFNFVSKLYSGSISDKEIVNASGFLAKLQPGDAVMADKGFNIQDFLALHNTELIAPPIMRKNNVSARASTATRRVATARVHIERMIRRLKLFTFLRGVIPLTCKPYISCAVSVCAILVNLQPSIIKASSNRE